In one Balaenoptera musculus isolate JJ_BM4_2016_0621 chromosome 20, mBalMus1.pri.v3, whole genome shotgun sequence genomic region, the following are encoded:
- the WNT3 gene encoding proto-oncogene Wnt-3, whose protein sequence is MEPHLLGLLLGLLLCGTRVLAGYPIWWSLALGQQYTSLGSQPLLCGSIPGLVPKQLRFCRNYIEIMPSVAEGVKLGIQECQHQFRGRRWNCTTIDDSLAIFGPVLDKATRESAFVHAIASAGVAFAVTRSCAEGTSTICGCDSHHKGPPGEGWKWGGCSEDADFGVLVSREFADARENRPDARSAMNKHNNEAGRTTILDHMHLKCKCHGLSGSCEVKTCWWAQPDFRAIGDFLKDKYDSASEMVVEKHRESRGWVETLRAKYALFKPPTERDLVYYENSPNFCEPNPETGSFGTRDRTCNVTSHGIDGCDLLCCGRGHNTRTEKRKEKCHCIFHWCCYVSCQECIRIYDVHTCK, encoded by the exons GTCCCTGGCCCTGGGCCAGCAGTACACATCCCTGGGCTCACAGCCCCTGCTCTGCGGCTCCATCCCAGGCCTGGTCCCCAAGCAACTGCGCTTCTGCCGCAATTACATCGAAATCATGCCCAGCGTGGCCGAGGGCGTGAAGCTGGGCATCCAGGAGTGCCAGCACCAGTTCCGGGGCCGCCGCTGGAACTGCACCACCATCGACGACAGCCTGGCCATCTTCGGGCCCGTCCTCGACAAAG CCACCCGCGAATCGGCCTTCGTGCACGCCATCGCCTCAGCCGGCGTGGCCTTCGCCGTCACACGCTCCTGTGCCGAGGGCACCTCCACCATCTGTGGCTGCGACTCGCATCATAAAGGGCCGCCCGGCGAGGGCTGGAAGTGGGGCGGCTGCAGCGAGGACGCCGACTTCGGGGTGCTTGTGTCCCGGGAGTTCGCGGACGCACGTGAGAACAGGCCGGATGCGCGCTCGGCCATGAACAAGCACAACAACGAAGCTGGCCGCACG ACCATCCTGGACCACATGCACCTCAAGTGCAAGTGCCACGGGCTGTCGGGCAGCTGCGAGGTCAAGACCTGCTGGTGGGCCCAGCCCGACTTCCGCGCCATCGGGGACTTCCTCAAGGACAAGTACGACAGCGCCTCGGAGATGGTGGTGGAGAAGCACCGGGAGTCCCGTGGCTGGGTGGAGACCCTCCGCGCCAAGTACGCGCTCTTCAAGCCGCCCACTGAGAGGGACCTGGTCTACTACGAGAACTCCCCCAACTTTTGCGAGCCCAACCCCGAGACGGGCTCCTTCGGCACCAGGGACCGGACTTGCAACGTCACCTCCCACGGCATCGATGGCTGCGACCTGCTCTGCTGCGGCCGCGGCCACAACACAAGGACGGAGAAGCGGAAGGAGAAATGCCACTGCATCTTCCACTGGTGCTGCTACGTGAGCTGCCAGGAGTGTATCCGCATCTACGATGTGCACACCTGCAAGTAG